A single genomic interval of Asinibacterium sp. OR53 harbors:
- a CDS encoding glycosyltransferase family 9 protein: MKFLVIRFSSIGDIVLTTPAIRCLKQQVPDAEVHFLTKRSFKAVTEANPYIDRFFYYQDNLGELIHQLKQERYDYIIDLHKNFRTYRIRWSLRTKTLAYHKESIRKFLLTRLHINWMTGRHIVDRCLDALQSLGVRDDGKGMDYFIPEEQRTSAKDIPTAHSAGFVAIVIGASYYTKKLPVAKLQQLCLELKYPVILVGGKEDVLEGEQIASVDPVSIYNACGKFSLHESADLVDKAKLVISHDTGLQYIACALSKPVLAIWGGTSPLLDVEPYYGANQLQPGYTNFIVPGLRCQPCSNFGINTCPKGHFKCMQQQDISAIVKKAHQYLLK, from the coding sequence ATGAAGTTTCTAGTTATCCGCTTTTCATCTATTGGTGATATCGTGCTCACCACCCCCGCCATCCGCTGTCTCAAACAACAGGTGCCGGATGCGGAAGTGCATTTTCTTACCAAACGATCATTCAAAGCCGTAACAGAAGCCAATCCTTATATTGATCGGTTTTTTTATTACCAGGACAACCTGGGTGAATTGATCCATCAGCTTAAACAGGAACGATATGATTATATCATTGACCTGCACAAGAATTTCAGAACCTATCGTATTCGTTGGTCGCTAAGAACAAAAACACTGGCTTATCACAAAGAAAGCATCCGGAAATTCTTACTCACCAGGCTTCATATCAATTGGATGACAGGCAGGCATATTGTTGACCGCTGCCTGGATGCATTGCAATCGCTGGGGGTAAGGGACGATGGAAAGGGGATGGACTATTTCATCCCGGAAGAACAGCGTACTTCTGCGAAAGATATACCAACCGCACATTCCGCAGGGTTTGTAGCTATTGTGATCGGTGCTTCTTACTATACAAAGAAATTACCTGTTGCCAAACTGCAGCAGCTCTGCCTGGAATTGAAATATCCTGTTATACTGGTCGGTGGAAAAGAAGATGTGCTGGAAGGAGAGCAGATCGCGAGTGTAGATCCGGTAAGTATTTACAATGCTTGTGGTAAGTTCAGCCTGCACGAATCGGCCGACCTGGTAGACAAAGCGAAGTTGGTGATCTCGCACGATACCGGCCTGCAATACATTGCCTGCGCGTTGAGCAAACCGGTACTGGCCATCTGGGGTGGCACCTCTCCCTTGCTCGATGTGGAACCATATTATGGTGCGAACCAATTACAACCTGGTTATACCAATTTCATCGTACCTGGGTTGCGCTGCCAGCCCTGTTCCAATTTCGGAATCAATACCTGCCCGAAGGGTCATTTTAAATGTATGCAGCAGCAAGACATCAGCGCTATCGTAAAAAAAGCGCATCAATACCTGCTAAAATAA